Proteins encoded together in one Bactrocera neohumeralis isolate Rockhampton chromosome 4, APGP_CSIRO_Bneo_wtdbg2-racon-allhic-juicebox.fasta_v2, whole genome shotgun sequence window:
- the LOC126757243 gene encoding uncharacterized protein LOC126757243 isoform X2 — MPDVFNSNYKMIGNRVWGALSLACFIGVAISSCGLAQAKVAHKIHCTENQMQVEIQIPEANKEDSDKQPQIYLEGLKDYPNERCQPQISELHAVFRLSLTDFYECGVTRMVNQLTGKKVYYHKILIESAEGKEVVSVKCITTEPFYNVLMLNATKHHGVVRRDVLPAGFQEPEDLEITTSLTERAPEPRLSIGVNQNGKKVTGDLTVTPGTPLTMEINLDRDSAQVYGLGVNYLEVTDTRQLSETIVFKGCTVDPYLFENFNTIDGDTLSAKFKAFKFPDSSYVQFRATVNVCLDKCLGTQCSNGQIGYGRRRRDTTEVLAQGLMDTNKVYEISLAMFIKINDIEGVNRNEVLQLEEKLRELKLANQRLARNSRVNFGESLKAFDQPLLSVPAFVVDERELSQAQRSVSNDASSRSLGWASLLFGLWVLVCKCM, encoded by the exons ATGCCCGA CGTTTTTAATTCCAACTATAAAATGATCGGCAATAGAGTATGGGGAGCTTTAAGTCTCGCCTGTTTCATTGGAGTAGCGATATCATCATGTGGACTGGCTCAAGCAAAAG TTGCTCACAAAATACACTGCACAGAGAACCAGATGCAAGTCGAAATACAAATACCTGAAGCGAACAAAGAGGATTCTGACAAACAACCGCAAATATATTTGGAGGGCCTGAAAGATTACCCAAACGAACGTTGTCAGCCCCAAATTAGTGAGTTGCACGCTGTGTTTCGGCTTTCCC TTACCGACTTTTACGAATGTGGAGTCACCCGGATGGTTAATCAATTGAcg GGCAAGAAAGTATACTATCACAAGATACTGATAGAATCCGCAGAGGGCAAAGAAGTAGTAAGTGTGAAATGCATCACAACAGAGCCATTTTACAATGTGCTTATGCTGAATGCTACCAAACATCATGGCGTTGTGAGACGCGACGTTCTACCGGCTGGGTTCCAAGAGCCAGA GGACTTGGAGATTACAACATCTCTTACCGAGCGCGCTCCAGAACCGCGACTATCAATAGGCGTTAATCAGAATGGCAAAAAGGTCACTGGCGATCTTACCGTTACGCCTGGCACCCCATTGACGATGGAAATAAATTTGGACCGCGATTCAGCGCAGGTTTATGGCTTGGGTGTGAATTATCTGGAAGTGACCGATACGCGACAACTCTCTGAAACAATTGTATTTAAAGG TTGCACGGTTGATCCATATCTATTCGAAAACTTTAATACCATCGATGGGGACACTTTGTCAGCAAAATTCAAAGCGTTTAAGTTTCCAGACTCATCGTACGTTCAGTTCCGGGCCACAGTCAATGTATGTCTAGACAAATGCCTTGGAACTCAGTGCTCGAACGGACAAATCGGTTATGGACGCAGAAGGCGCGATACAACTGAGGTTTTAGCTCAGGGCTTGATGGATACAAACAAGGTCTACGAAATATCACTGGCtatgttcataaaaataaatgatattgaAGGCGTCAATCGTA ATGAAGTATTGCAATTAGAGGAGAAGCTGAGGGAATTGAAATTGGCCAATCAGAGATTAGCGCGTAATAGCCGCGTTAACTTCGGCGAGTCGCTAAAGGCCTTCGATCAGCCCCTATTGTCCGTGCCTGCCTTTGTGGTCGATGAGAGGGAGCTTAGTCAAGCACAACGCAGCGTCAGTAATGATGCTTCTAGCAGATCATTGGGTTGGGCCTCTCTTCTCTTTGGACTTTGGGTACTtgtttgtaaatgtatgtaa
- the LOC126757243 gene encoding uncharacterized protein LOC126757243 isoform X1, translating to MPDVFNSNYKMIGNRVWGALSLACFIGVAISSCGLAQAKVAHKIHCTENQMQVEIQIPEANKEDSDKQPQIYLEGLKDYPNERCQPQISELHAVFRLSLTDFYECGVTRMVNQLTGKKVYYHKILIESAEGKEVVSVKCITTEPFYNVLMLNATKHHGVVRRDVLPAGFQEPEDLEITTSLTERAPEPRLSIGVNQNGKKVTGDLTVTPGTPLTMEINLDRDSAQVYGLGVNYLEVTDTRQLSETIVFKGCTVDPYLFENFNTIDGDTLSAKFKAFKFPDSSYVQFRATVNVCLDKCLGTQCSNGQIGYGRRRRDTTEVLAQGLMDTNKVYEISLAMFIKINDIEGVNRNEVLQLEEKLRELKLANQRLARNSRVNFGESLKAFDQPLLSVPAFVVDERELSQAQRSVSNDASSRSLGWASLLFGLWVLVCKCM from the exons ATGCCCGA CGTTTTTAATTCCAACTATAAAATGATCGGCAATAGAGTATGGGGAGCTTTAAGTCTCGCCTGTTTCATTGGAGTAGCGATATCATCATGTGGACTGGCTCAAGCAAAAG TTGCTCACAAAATACACTGCACAGAGAACCAGATGCAAGTCGAAATACAAATACCTGAAGCGAACAAAGAGGATTCTGACAAACAACCGCAAATATATTTGGAGGGCCTGAAAGATTACCCAAACGAACGTTGTCAGCCCCAAATTAGTGAGTTGCACGCTGTGTTTCGGCTTTCCCTTACCGACTTTTACGAATGTGGC GTCACCCGGATGGTTAATCAATTGAcg GGCAAGAAAGTATACTATCACAAGATACTGATAGAATCCGCAGAGGGCAAAGAAGTAGTAAGTGTGAAATGCATCACAACAGAGCCATTTTACAATGTGCTTATGCTGAATGCTACCAAACATCATGGCGTTGTGAGACGCGACGTTCTACCGGCTGGGTTCCAAGAGCCAGA GGACTTGGAGATTACAACATCTCTTACCGAGCGCGCTCCAGAACCGCGACTATCAATAGGCGTTAATCAGAATGGCAAAAAGGTCACTGGCGATCTTACCGTTACGCCTGGCACCCCATTGACGATGGAAATAAATTTGGACCGCGATTCAGCGCAGGTTTATGGCTTGGGTGTGAATTATCTGGAAGTGACCGATACGCGACAACTCTCTGAAACAATTGTATTTAAAGG TTGCACGGTTGATCCATATCTATTCGAAAACTTTAATACCATCGATGGGGACACTTTGTCAGCAAAATTCAAAGCGTTTAAGTTTCCAGACTCATCGTACGTTCAGTTCCGGGCCACAGTCAATGTATGTCTAGACAAATGCCTTGGAACTCAGTGCTCGAACGGACAAATCGGTTATGGACGCAGAAGGCGCGATACAACTGAGGTTTTAGCTCAGGGCTTGATGGATACAAACAAGGTCTACGAAATATCACTGGCtatgttcataaaaataaatgatattgaAGGCGTCAATCGTA ATGAAGTATTGCAATTAGAGGAGAAGCTGAGGGAATTGAAATTGGCCAATCAGAGATTAGCGCGTAATAGCCGCGTTAACTTCGGCGAGTCGCTAAAGGCCTTCGATCAGCCCCTATTGTCCGTGCCTGCCTTTGTGGTCGATGAGAGGGAGCTTAGTCAAGCACAACGCAGCGTCAGTAATGATGCTTCTAGCAGATCATTGGGTTGGGCCTCTCTTCTCTTTGGACTTTGGGTACTtgtttgtaaatgtatgtaa
- the LOC126757243 gene encoding uncharacterized protein LOC126757243 isoform X3: MPDVFNSNYKMIGNRVWGALSLACFIGVAISSCGLAQAKVAHKIHCTENQMQVEIQIPEANKEDSDKQPQIYLEGLKDYPNERCQPQISELHAVFRLSLTDFYECGVTRMVNQLTGKKVYYHKILIESAEGKEVVSVKCITTEPFYNVLMLNATKHHGVVRRDVLPAGFQEPEDLEITTSLTERAPEPRLSIGVNQNGKKVTGDLTVTPGTPLTMEINLDRDSAQVYGLGVNYLEVTDTRQLSETIVFKGCTVDPYLFENFNTIDGDTLSAKFKAFKFPDSSYVQFRATVNVCLDKCLGTQCSNGQIGYGRRRRDTTEVLAQGLMDTNKVYEISLAMFIKINDIEGVNHEVLQLEEKLRELKLANQRLARNSRVNFGESLKAFDQPLLSVPAFVVDERELSQAQRSVSNDASSRSLGWASLLFGLWVLVCKCM; this comes from the exons ATGCCCGA CGTTTTTAATTCCAACTATAAAATGATCGGCAATAGAGTATGGGGAGCTTTAAGTCTCGCCTGTTTCATTGGAGTAGCGATATCATCATGTGGACTGGCTCAAGCAAAAG TTGCTCACAAAATACACTGCACAGAGAACCAGATGCAAGTCGAAATACAAATACCTGAAGCGAACAAAGAGGATTCTGACAAACAACCGCAAATATATTTGGAGGGCCTGAAAGATTACCCAAACGAACGTTGTCAGCCCCAAATTAGTGAGTTGCACGCTGTGTTTCGGCTTTCCCTTACCGACTTTTACGAATGTGGC GTCACCCGGATGGTTAATCAATTGAcg GGCAAGAAAGTATACTATCACAAGATACTGATAGAATCCGCAGAGGGCAAAGAAGTAGTAAGTGTGAAATGCATCACAACAGAGCCATTTTACAATGTGCTTATGCTGAATGCTACCAAACATCATGGCGTTGTGAGACGCGACGTTCTACCGGCTGGGTTCCAAGAGCCAGA GGACTTGGAGATTACAACATCTCTTACCGAGCGCGCTCCAGAACCGCGACTATCAATAGGCGTTAATCAGAATGGCAAAAAGGTCACTGGCGATCTTACCGTTACGCCTGGCACCCCATTGACGATGGAAATAAATTTGGACCGCGATTCAGCGCAGGTTTATGGCTTGGGTGTGAATTATCTGGAAGTGACCGATACGCGACAACTCTCTGAAACAATTGTATTTAAAGG TTGCACGGTTGATCCATATCTATTCGAAAACTTTAATACCATCGATGGGGACACTTTGTCAGCAAAATTCAAAGCGTTTAAGTTTCCAGACTCATCGTACGTTCAGTTCCGGGCCACAGTCAATGTATGTCTAGACAAATGCCTTGGAACTCAGTGCTCGAACGGACAAATCGGTTATGGACGCAGAAGGCGCGATACAACTGAGGTTTTAGCTCAGGGCTTGATGGATACAAACAAGGTCTACGAAATATCACTGGCtatgttcataaaaataaatgatattgaAGGCGTCAATC ATGAAGTATTGCAATTAGAGGAGAAGCTGAGGGAATTGAAATTGGCCAATCAGAGATTAGCGCGTAATAGCCGCGTTAACTTCGGCGAGTCGCTAAAGGCCTTCGATCAGCCCCTATTGTCCGTGCCTGCCTTTGTGGTCGATGAGAGGGAGCTTAGTCAAGCACAACGCAGCGTCAGTAATGATGCTTCTAGCAGATCATTGGGTTGGGCCTCTCTTCTCTTTGGACTTTGGGTACTtgtttgtaaatgtatgtaa
- the LOC126757243 gene encoding uncharacterized protein LOC126757243 isoform X4, whose product MIGNRVWGALSLACFIGVAISSCGLAQAKVAHKIHCTENQMQVEIQIPEANKEDSDKQPQIYLEGLKDYPNERCQPQISELHAVFRLSLTDFYECGVTRMVNQLTGKKVYYHKILIESAEGKEVVSVKCITTEPFYNVLMLNATKHHGVVRRDVLPAGFQEPEDLEITTSLTERAPEPRLSIGVNQNGKKVTGDLTVTPGTPLTMEINLDRDSAQVYGLGVNYLEVTDTRQLSETIVFKGCTVDPYLFENFNTIDGDTLSAKFKAFKFPDSSYVQFRATVNVCLDKCLGTQCSNGQIGYGRRRRDTTEVLAQGLMDTNKVYEISLAMFIKINDIEGVNRNEVLQLEEKLRELKLANQRLARNSRVNFGESLKAFDQPLLSVPAFVVDERELSQAQRSVSNDASSRSLGWASLLFGLWVLVCKCM is encoded by the exons ATGATCGGCAATAGAGTATGGGGAGCTTTAAGTCTCGCCTGTTTCATTGGAGTAGCGATATCATCATGTGGACTGGCTCAAGCAAAAG TTGCTCACAAAATACACTGCACAGAGAACCAGATGCAAGTCGAAATACAAATACCTGAAGCGAACAAAGAGGATTCTGACAAACAACCGCAAATATATTTGGAGGGCCTGAAAGATTACCCAAACGAACGTTGTCAGCCCCAAATTAGTGAGTTGCACGCTGTGTTTCGGCTTTCCCTTACCGACTTTTACGAATGTGGC GTCACCCGGATGGTTAATCAATTGAcg GGCAAGAAAGTATACTATCACAAGATACTGATAGAATCCGCAGAGGGCAAAGAAGTAGTAAGTGTGAAATGCATCACAACAGAGCCATTTTACAATGTGCTTATGCTGAATGCTACCAAACATCATGGCGTTGTGAGACGCGACGTTCTACCGGCTGGGTTCCAAGAGCCAGA GGACTTGGAGATTACAACATCTCTTACCGAGCGCGCTCCAGAACCGCGACTATCAATAGGCGTTAATCAGAATGGCAAAAAGGTCACTGGCGATCTTACCGTTACGCCTGGCACCCCATTGACGATGGAAATAAATTTGGACCGCGATTCAGCGCAGGTTTATGGCTTGGGTGTGAATTATCTGGAAGTGACCGATACGCGACAACTCTCTGAAACAATTGTATTTAAAGG TTGCACGGTTGATCCATATCTATTCGAAAACTTTAATACCATCGATGGGGACACTTTGTCAGCAAAATTCAAAGCGTTTAAGTTTCCAGACTCATCGTACGTTCAGTTCCGGGCCACAGTCAATGTATGTCTAGACAAATGCCTTGGAACTCAGTGCTCGAACGGACAAATCGGTTATGGACGCAGAAGGCGCGATACAACTGAGGTTTTAGCTCAGGGCTTGATGGATACAAACAAGGTCTACGAAATATCACTGGCtatgttcataaaaataaatgatattgaAGGCGTCAATCGTA ATGAAGTATTGCAATTAGAGGAGAAGCTGAGGGAATTGAAATTGGCCAATCAGAGATTAGCGCGTAATAGCCGCGTTAACTTCGGCGAGTCGCTAAAGGCCTTCGATCAGCCCCTATTGTCCGTGCCTGCCTTTGTGGTCGATGAGAGGGAGCTTAGTCAAGCACAACGCAGCGTCAGTAATGATGCTTCTAGCAGATCATTGGGTTGGGCCTCTCTTCTCTTTGGACTTTGGGTACTtgtttgtaaatgtatgtaa
- the LOC126757241 gene encoding alpha-1,3-mannosyl-glycoprotein 2-beta-N-acetylglucosaminyltransferase, with translation MRSRKILIIAGFLTTWTFITYYFLIRNSTIYPLKDHLLIQKLSKLERESRIENIENSKLVGQLIGILKKKMTIDDVVEEPQPYKEKKERPIDIVPLRPDHALSVEETQRIKTDADTIPEDDVGVSGKGPPIAIPTMTHMANGEPVIPILVIACNRVSIRKCLDNLVQYRPNADQFPIIVSQDCNDQQTKKTILSYGSQVTLIEQPDQSDILTPPREKKFKGYYKIARHYGWALNTTFQRGYEYVVIVEDDLNVAPDFYEYFLGTHVLLKQDSSLWCVSAWNDNGKDKFVDNTKPELLYRTDFFPGLGWMLTKNLWQELSVKWPKSFWDDWIRHPEQRKERACIRPEISRTRTFGKIGVSNGLFFDKYLKYIKLSEHFVNFSKMNLTYLLRENYDRVFLNDVYSYPIVTYDELRRSLIKTDGPVRIQYTTREQYKHITSILGLMGDFKSGVPRTAYHGIVSFFYQKRRVYLAPSANWKGYDLSWS, from the exons ATGCGTTCACGCAAGATCCTGATTATAGCTGGTTTTCTAACAACCTGGACTTTtataacatattattttttaatacgaaATAGTACCATATACCCCTTAAAGGATCATTTGCTCAtccaaaaattaagtaaattggAACGAGAATCTCGAATAGAAAACATAGAAAACAGTAAACTAGTAGGGCAGCTAATaggaattttaaagaaaaaaatgactATAGATGATGTAGTAGAGGAACCACAGCCATACAAGGAGAAAAAGGAACGCCCTATAGACATAGTTCCTTTGCGACCGGATCATGCCTTGAGCGTAGAAGAAACGCAGCGAATAAAAACTGATGCCGATACAATACCAGAAGATGATGTAGGAGTTAGCGGAAAAGGTCCTCCCATAGCAATACCCACAATGACCCATATGGCTAATGGCGAACCAGTTATACCAATATTGGTGATAGCTTGTAATCGTGTTTCCATACGAAAATGTCTTGACAATTTAGTACAATATCGACCAAATGCTGATCAGTTTCCAATTATAGTATCACAG GATTGTAATGACcagcaaacaaagaaaacaattcTAAGTTATGGGTCACAGGTCACATTGATTGAACAACCCGACCAATCTGATATTTTAACGCCACCAcgtgaaaagaaatttaaaggaTATTACAAAATAGCCCGTCATTATGGTTGGGCATTGAACACAACATTCCAAAGAGGCTACGAATATGTCGTTATTGTAGAGGACGATTTAAATGTGGCTCCTGATTTTTATGAATACTTTTTGGGTACACATGTTTTACTTAAACAAGATTCGTCACTCTG GTGTGTGTCAGCATGGAACGACAATGGTAAAGATAAATTTGTAGACAACACCAAGCCTGAGTTGTTATATAGAACCGATTTTTTCCCGGGACTTGGATGGATGCTCACTAAAAATCTATGGCAAGAACTATCTGTTAAATGGCCAAAATC CTTTTGGGATGATTGGATTAGGCATCCGGAGCAGCGAAAAGAAAGAGCTTGCATCAGACCAGAAATATCGCGAACAAGAACGTTCGGAAAAATCGGGGTTTCGAA TGGTTTATTTTTCGACAAATaccttaaatatattaaacttagtgaacattttgtaaatttttctaaaatgaatCTCACCTATTTATTAAGA GAAAACTACGATCGTGTATTTCTGAATGACGTTTATTCTTACCCTATCGTAACATATGACGAATTACGCAGAAGTCTCATTAAAACTGATGGACCAGTTCGAATACAATATACAACTAGAGAgcaatataaacatataacatCAATTTTAGGACTGATGGGCGACTTCAAG AGTGGTGTTCCGAGGACGGCTTATCACGGTATTGTTTCGTTCTTTTACCAAAAACGTCGTGTATACTTGGCCCCAAGCGCTAATTGGAAGGGCTACGATCTCTCATGGAGCTAA
- the LOC126754768 gene encoding ventral anterior homeobox 2, with protein MSLGDTEQPCFGLDRRKNSPWPDKIRVISDINDDRKKRPRTAFSASQIKALETEFERGKYLSVAKRTALAKQLHLTETQIKIWFQNRRTKWKRKYTADVESLASHYYAQLGIGGLARPMVVGDRLWLFSQTPSGPTPFQSIMLNGGVPSTPMSATMRPYSTNLASTTSTASGSVTPALMPPLPVIESARNAILARGQPLNFALPYSLATAAAASANNTDNNANGPPQLASPAKHYRAPGEFVDRFLEYNTLPMATALVNVNSYCRNENSLTNNSTHDTYLALKYGAIPPEGDTTTSNGLAELERVFGDTNANFLQKRINGVNFEKLGSSRNPRNHLMPSISDSDCSDIDCEQIDENDDV; from the exons ATGAGTCTGGGGGACACGGAGCAACCCTGCTtcgggttagatcgccgaaaaaacagcccttggccaGATAAAATACGCGTCatttccg acATTAATGACGATCGTAAAAAGCGGCCACGAACCGCTTTCTCTGCCTCTCAGATTAAAGCCTTAGAAACAGAATTCGAGCGAGGTAAATACCTATCAGTCGCCAAGAGAACCGCACTCGCAAAACAGTTACATTTAACGGAAACGCAG ATCAAAatttggttccaaaatagacgcaCCAAATGGAAACGGAAATACACGGCCGATGTTGAATCGCTCGCCTCCCATTACTACGCACAATTAGGCATTGGTGGTCTAGCTCGCCCAATGGTGGTCGGTGACCGTCTCTGGCTCTTTAGCCAAACACCCTCCGGTCCCACACCCTTTCAGTCGATCATGTTAAACGGCGGTGTACCATCGACTCCGATGTCAGCCACTATGCGTCCTTACAGCACGAATTTAGCATCTACAACATCCACAGCCAGTGGTTCCGTAACTCCGGCTCTAATGCCGCCATTGCCAGTGATTGAGAGTGCGCGAAACGCTATATTAGCGCGAGGGCAACCGCTGAATTTCGCCTTACCCTACAGTTTAGCAACCGCAGCCGCTGCAAGTGCAAACAACACAGATAATAACGCGAACGGACCACCGCAGTTGGCGTCCCCAGCAAAGCACTACAGAGCGCCGGGTGAGTTTGTAGATCGCTTCTTGGAGTATAACACCCTTCCAATGGCTACAGCTTTGGTCAATGTTAACTCATACTGCCGCAACGAAAATTCATTAACAAATAACTCTACACATGACACTTACTTAGCGTTAAAATATGGTGCAATACCACCAGAAGGCGATACAACGACCTCGAACGGCTTGGCCGAGCTTGAACGAGTCTTTGGGGATACGAACGCTAACTTCTTGCAGAAGAGAATCAATGGTGTCAATTTTGAGAAATTGGGCTCGTCACGCAATCCAAGAAACCACTTGATGCCCTCAATATCGGACTCGGACTGCAGCGATATAGACTGTGAACAAATCGATGAAAATGACGACGTTTAA